TAGGCCTTAAATAGTTCCAAATGCCTTTTcctaaaacatttcatatttatcaAGTAGCATGCATGGCTGAATAACTACTTATGTTTAATCCCAATCAAAATCGTAATGACATCCAAAAAGCCAGCTGGTCTGAAATTCTGTTTGTAACAGGCAAgggataaaatatgtttacaaaaaatgtatgtgtAATTTTAGTTAAATCTAcctcaaatgtacatgtagaagCGCAACATTATGATTAAATTAGTAGTGTAAgccaatattttcaaaacttaCTTAGGAACACGAAAGACTATTTCATATATAACATGCCAGGGAATATGAATTACAATTaatgatatgttataaaaaatatttgtgtgcaGTCGATATAACTAAACTTATTAGAGAATGAGAAGCATTAATTTACAAaagataaaatttgataaaaattaaacattgatGTATCTTTCTGTTTATATATGGTTAGACGGTCAgtgattatatttcatttgaatgtGCACCTGTTAACACAGATAATTCTAATTCAAAGTTACATAGGTCAAATGACCAGGTCtcttttttgaaataaaatacattaacacTGATGAAAGGGTGTAGCTGCCCCTACCTCTGTCTAAGCTAGacttgtacataatatataatattgtttacTGATAAGTCATATCTAGGCATATTGTACttaaatcataattatcattgtattatCATTTAACTATTATCACTTGTCTATAATTACTATGGAGTTGTTAATTGATACAAGAGGAAAATTGTTGGAGAGAAGTGAGTTCTTAAGGTCTATGGTTCATTTTGAGGGAAAACAGCCATTTAACAACATGATAAAGGTCAATGTTGCTCTTCCACAAAATTTACCTAAGGATGGCATTCTATATGATATGTTAGACTTAGTGAGTGGTAATATGTTAGAAGACTTAgatatttatcttttaattCAAAGAAATAGTAACTTGTTTGACTACACCGAAATATTTAATCGCTTGGTGTCATTTGCTGACTTCTTCCTTATCGATTTAGTTTTTGATCATTTAGAGGAATCATTTCTGTGTCACAATTCAAAATACTCCTCTCCATATCTTTTGGCCTTACTGCAGTATGGAGACAATCACCCTAAAACACTTAAAGGTTTAAAAACAATGTCTGATACTTTATCAATACCAGTAAACAGAATACTTGAAATGATGACATCAACTTCTACACATAATCGCAAAGAATATAGATCCCACAGATTGAAAAATTATATGCGTGGAATTAGAAGAGCACAGCAGCATTATGAAGAAAAAGCTATCATGGCTTTTTGTAAATTATGTGGTGGACCTGGCAAATACTGTCACATAGGTGACAGTTATAAGATGATGGCAATGGTACCATGTTGCGGAAGCCCTATACATTTCAAAtgtataattgattttaatgaattgaAAAAATGTCCATACTGCACCACTTATCTAAACTGTGGGGAGCCTGATTTTACACTGGAGGATTTAGGTACCGTTGTGACAAGACagaatatcagaaaaaaatataacctTTCATTTGAAACACGTTTTCCCAAACTGGAAATCAAAGAAAATGATTAGCAGCTTCAATATTTAATCTGTTTTCATCCAATAAGTGTACTTCTAAAGAAAAGATGATTTGAATGTACTTTTAATCGTATAgatcaaaaaaataatcatacaatACAAAATGGAATGACATTTATGCGTGTGTGcttattttcaaactattttgtaCTTACATGTTTCTGACATAAAATGGTAAGTTACTAGCATTTTTCAGTTTTATACACGGCGTATTTTCCCTAATGGGTTAGTTTTTCTTCGATAATACAAGGTTTagtaataaaacatttataaatagcCCATTTTATCTACTAAGATAAGCAATACATCGTAGTCCTATCGTTCGATTTCCAATAACAAATAATTTTGAACggtaattatttttgtttaaaaacccATTTTCAATAAGACATCTCATTCATTTGCTATAGATATATTACCAAGAGTCATACgattgttaataattatttttataaaatttacaatCTATATTAAACACTTTTGGTTATCTCACCTTGAATATTCGCTcataattttgtatttcaattagCGAATACAGCTAACTTACAAAGATGATGACAATATGTCACTGCTGTGTACCTGAAATTGGTTATATTCAGATATATTTGAGGTAATATACAATCCAAATTATTCTGTCATATGTCTGCAATTAATTAGACATTCgcattgtacttgtatattctAAAATCTATTTGGCAATAAAATTCAGACAACATATTTCCTATGTTTTTGTCCTTCTTGTCCACATTTGTTACAGAGTTATGCCTCTCAGGCCAACAGCAGTATTACAAGAACCATGGTCCTTAACgctcatctgactattggtacaatACATCTATGTCAAAGAATACAGTAGTgtcaaacaattaaggcaatacaagcTAGTAAGTTTCTCATATATTTAATGAGTTTGActtttaatgaaaattaaagttattcattttaacaaagcTGATAACTCTTTACCCCAACATGCTTCATGCACAATATCAAGCCTTTAGgacttttaattgtttaaaatttttaaccTATTCGAcctatgtgaccttgaatgaatgtcaaggtcattcatatgagCAAATATAGCACCCCtgcatcccagcatgttactgGCCATATTAGAGTAACCTGAACATCTTAATTATtaacaagaagttgtttaacaTTTTAGCAATTTTGACCTCTgcgaccttgaataaaggtcaaggtcattcaattgaaaaaaaacttgaCTAAACcgttcatcccagcatgtcacaggcccgatttagccattttgaccctgtAACTTGAACGAAGGTCATtcaattgaacaaacttgaCTAAGCCGTTCATCCCACCATGTCACGGGCccaattttagccattttgaccctgtgaccttgaatgaaggttaaggtctttcttttgaacaaacttggtggcACTTTATCACAGCATGCAGGACacatatcagatctctaggcctcttagttattcacatgtGTTTATAAAGATtctagcctttttgacccctgtgaatttgattgaaggtcaaggttattaatttgaataaacttggtagcccttcatccaagtaAGCTgcatgccaaatatcagtaccctgggcctttctgttattgagaagaattgtttgaatgaaaagctTATGCGCAATGGACAGCGCACGATAATGGAtcatgcatgatgacaataggtcatcctgacccttctgGTCAGATTatctaacaagaggcccaagggccttaacggtcatctgactaccttggcaatagttgGAAAtcaattagatatggtgtcatggtcgTCATGTCTTTGATTTTGGATCAAcaagagatgtaacaacactttgtcaatatcatatcaggatcatttcaggcaagtttcagccaaatcggaCCGCTAGAACTTAAAGGTAACAAAACTTGgctgggaccatgtcaggatcatttcaggaaagtttcagccaaatcacaccagtcatacttgagaagaagttcaaaatgttttttttttaattataattatttttttttattcaggaTTTTCATccagtacaatatacaaatacatactgtacatactgTAAAACAGACTTCCTATACATAACACATGCATATACACGTACATCCACACACATACAATAACTAATGAAAAATGACGCtaactttttttttccatattagTACATAAGGAGGAAAATAACACAAATTTGGAGTTTggaaatgagaaaaaaatcaattatattgcACTATTTGAGGTGACTCAAATAAGCCTCAAACTGTCAACCAAAAGGGCAAGTGATAAAATGACAAACGTCTGAACTAATTAACATTTGGTACCCTTAAAGACTAGCTTTATAATCTACAATAAAATCACTTTCTTCCACAACATAGTTCAAAATTAAgtttttgcttttaaaatttacaaGACAATTTACAAGACAAGACAGAAATACTTCATTAACAATTATCTTATGTGTTGTTTGAACATGATGATCCTGTGAGATACTTGCAAGGAAGAAATGATGTTTAAAGATCCTGATCTGGGATATCTGTGGTCCAGAGCTATTTTAATCAGCCAATGATCTGGTGAACCCTAGTAACATTGTTACCATGACTACAACATTGTCCAAGTTCCAATCTCGCATTGTATCAGTTACATTTTCAGGTGCCACTAGATAAGACTTGAAGGGGTGACTGAAATGTGACGCCTTTCTGGCAAGGTGTTATGATTTCAGAGCGACCAGGATTTTCATGCTGTCCCAATTCCTTTCtgcaaaaaaattaataatcaCAAGATAATGTGTATAATTAGGACTTATGAACAAATCTCACATATTGCTACTAACTAGTATGGACATAAGTATTTAATTTCACAGTTTACACTACAGAGAGAGGTAATATATTGCAGAAATACCTATAGCTACAATGTATCCTTACATTAACAGGTCTAAAATGTTAACACTTACGGAATGAAAAGAGATTTCATGATGCGGTTTGATTCCTCAAGACTGGAACTGCTTTGCTCCATTAAAGCATCTATCTCTTTCCTTCCGTCGATCAGAGACTTTGtgctgaaaataaaacatgttttttttttctcaataaattgATCAGAATATGGGGCCAACATAGGGTGTTTAAAAGGtgacatatataaattatacatgtacatcaatctaATAAGTACTTTCAGTCAGGATACATATTCCATAACATGGTTTATTCATGGTTGCGTGCAAAAACTCTACATTACATTCCATGAATTACTTTTAATTCACAAACATCTTTGTTTGCATTAATAAACAAGAAACCCGAATGGGCCTTAACACTCATCTGACAGTTAATAtaatttatcctgcaactgccctATATACTGACAGATAACTACTGCCCccgataaacttgtgctttatctgtcagactcaatacgaaatgctttatccgtcaatactaTCATGTGAATTTgtaactttttctaacttgaccaaGAACTTGAACCTTTGTTGAATCAAAAATCATTCACTCCCGCTAAAAATTGACGTCACATTCTccgaaatgatgtcatttttatgaaaatctCTAAAGGCTGTGTCCTccttttcttggctcatggcaaatattaatgtattgtaaagtaattctttgatgggtaattattattttttgagtattttcatagTGTTTCAGTTATATTACATACTGATTAGAATTACTAGTACTGTTTACGAATGtgcttatatatttcccacggtagtaaaatggagtacactctcattcggtttagtgaatttTCCTCCGCAtcatacaaaacaaattaaataactGACAATTTGCTTTTGTATTGAATGTCATAATGactgcaggataaacagaatacatggttagtatcttacaatacatggtttattttggtgcttgaCATGGAAAGCTGAGAGGACTcagctttcctaagtctcgatCGTACCAATATAAACCTTGTATAGTAAGACTAAAATGAAATCTTTATAAAAAGAAGAAAGCCTACTACCTGAATGAAACTTTCTCAAAGCTGAAGGTGCTGAACGGAGTACCGGAAGACAAGTTGTCCATAGCTGATGATGAAGTGTCTAAACTTGTGTTTCTCAGACTCCACTGGGTCATTTCTTTGGCTTCATCGACTATCTTCTTGCATTCCATCTGTAGCTgtgaaaacacaaatataaaaattgatccaacaaattaatacatatgtttttattatcaCTATTGCTCCATAGACTTTAGTCATGAATATTTCATCCTCAAAATTCCAAACCACAAAAGTAAGTACACacaaatgtttgtatatatgtatatataatgtaaatgcaGAAATCATGGAAGGCCAAATTTCAAATGAGCCTAGTATACATGCATGCAGTAGACCAAAAAGTAAGTAGACATCCATTCACAAACTTAAAGAGGCTttgaataaatttgaaaatattgtactGCCTGTACGAAAAAATACGGGCGTATTCAGGGTGGAATTTTAAGACAAATTCCTGCTTTTATATAAACAGGAATCCTGCTAAGGTATATAACAAGAACAGTGAGTAGAATAAGCGGAATTCGCCATTATTACAGGAATTAAGACGGAAATCAAGCGGACTTCAGCAGGAATATGAGGCGAATTATTTAAATGAGATAAGCAAGAATCCCACAAAATGATTCCGCAAAAAATCCGCCTTAGCTAGTGGAAAACATTCCGCCTTTGTCCATCGAAACATTCCGCCTTTGTCCATTGAAACATTCCGCCTTTGTCCGCCTAAACATTCCGCCTTTGTCCGTCTAAACGTTCCGCCTTTGTCCGTCTAAACATTCTGCCTTAACATTCCACCTTTGTCCGTCTAAATATTCCGCCTTTGTCCGTCTAAACATTCCGCCTTTGTCCGTCTAAACATTCCGCCTTTGTCCGCCTAAACATTCCGCCTTTGTCCGCCTAAAAATTCCACCTTTGTCAGCCCAAAGTATTCTGTGACTTAAGTCTCAAAACTGTTactaataaaagtaaaaataatctaaacaaaaacaaacaagaaagtCAATAAGCAggattttttatcaataaacttaTAGAGTTTAAAAGTCAATATAGTCTTTTCACCACATATGGCTCTTAGCTGATTCATATAGAGtcctgtatataacaatattatgGTCAATGAATTGTCCATGATTTGTCCATGATATCTTCTACACATTGAAGATTTTTTCTTGGCATAACTAATCCTTCCTTTTGTTGAAGATGACTGCATGATCCTTCCTTTTGTTGAAGATAACTTTATTCACTTAACATTGTCTGAAATATAGAaggaaaaaaatacattcaattactttttcaaaaatcatttattcttTTCCTTATACCTTAGCTATCCTAATCCTATAATGTCcttttatattgataaatagtTAAAGCTGCATCAGTGTTATAAATTCGACAAATTCTACAAATTCACTGCACTGTTTTTTAGTAAAACAAGCTGGATAAAAGTTATGCTTATTGTACAACATTTTGGATCAATTAATTGGTATCTTTGACCTAATTTTCAAACACTTTTTCTGTGCTGAATTTGACACATTATAATAATTCAATTGTATAAGCTTTAAATTATAGTATGTTCCAAATATACTGATGCTACTTAAATACAAATTCTCTGTGCCTAAATGACCCAACAATATTGATGCTCAAGAAggagatttatatatatcaatactgGCAATAATATGACAATAAAATTCTCACCACTTAATGTATGTCccacaaaaatcaaaataattacatggtctgactaccttggcaatagttgGAAAtcaattagatatggtgtcatggtcgTCATGTCTTTGATTTTGGATCAAcaagagatgtaacaacactttgtcaatatcatatcaggatcatttcaggcaagtttcagccaaatcggaCCGCTAGAACTTAAAGGTAACAAAACTTGgctgggaccatgtcaggatcatttcaggaaagtttcagccaaatcacaccagtcatacttgagaagaagttcaaaatgtttttttttttaattataattatttttttttattcaggaTTTTCATccagtacaatatacaaatacatactgtacatactgTAAAACAGACTTCCTATACATAACACATGCATATACACGTACATCCACACACATACAATAACTAATGAAAAATGACGCtaactttttttttccatattagTACATAAGGAGGAAAATAACACAAATTTGGAGTTTggaaatgagaaaaaaatcaattatattgcACTATTTGAGGTGACTCAAATAAGCCTCAAACTGTCAACCAAAAGGGCAAGTGATAAAATGACAAACGTCTGAACTAATTAACATTTGGTACCCTTAAAGACTAGCTTTATAATCTACAATAAAATCACTTTCTTCCACAACATAGTTCAAAATTAAgtttttgcttttaaaatttacaaGACAATTTACAAGACAAGACAGAAATACTTCATTAACAATTATCTTATGTGTTGTTTGAACATGATGATCCTGTGAGATACTTGCAAGGAAGAAATGATGTTTAAAGATCCTGATCTGGGATATCTGTGGTGCAGAGCTATTTTAATCAGCCAATGATCTGGTGAACCCTAGTAACATTGTTACCATGACTACAACATTGTCCAAGTTCCAATCTCGCATTGTATCAGTTACATTTTCAGGTGCCACTAGATAAGACTTGGAGGGGTGACTGAAATGTGACGCCTTTCTGGCAAGGTGTTATGATTTCAGAGCGACCAGGATTTTCATGCTGTCCCAATTCCTTTCtgcaaaaaaattaataatcaCAAGATAATGTGTATAATTAGGACTTATGAACAAATCTCACATATTGCTACTAACTAGTATGGACATAAGTATTTAATTTCACAGTTTACACTACAGAGAGAGGTAATATATTGCAGAAATACCTATAGCTACAATGTATCCTTACATTAACAGGTCTAAAATGTTAACACTTACGGAATGAAAAGAGATTTCATGATGCGGTTTGATTCCTCAAGACTGGAACTGCTTTGCTCCATTAAAGCATCTATCTCTTTCCTTCCGTCGATCAGAGACTTTGtgctgaaaataaaacatgttttttttttctcaataaattgATCAGAATATGGGGCCAACATAGGGTGTTTAAAAGGtgacatatataaattatacatgtacatcaatctaATAAGTACTTTCAGTCAGGATACATATTCCATAACATGGTTTATTCATGGTTGCGTGCAAAAACTCTACATTACATTCCATGAATTACTTTTAATTCACAAACATCTTTGTTTGCATTAATAAACAAGAAACCCGAATGGGCCTTAACACTCATCTGACAGTTAATAtaatttatcctgcaactgccctATATACTGACAGATAACTACTGCCCccgataaacttgtgctttatctgtcagactcaatacgaaatgctttatccgtcaatactaTCATGTGAATTTgtaactttttctaacttgaccaaGAACTTGAACCTTTGTTGAATCAAAAATCATTCACTCCCGCTAAAAATTGACGTCACATTCTccgaaatgatgtcatttttatgaaaatctCTAAAGGCTGTGTCCTccttttcttggctcatggcaaatattaatgtattgtaaagtaattctttgatgggtaattattattttttgagtattttcatagTGTTTCAGTTATATTACATACTGATTAGAATTACTAGTACTGTTTACGAATGtgcttatatatttcccacggtagtaaaatggagtacactctcattcggtttagtgaatttTCCTCCGCAtcatacaaaacaaattaaataactGACAATTTGCTTTTGTATTGAATGTCATAATGactgcaggataaacagaatacatggttagtatcttacaatacatggtttattttggtgcttgaCATGGAAAGCTGAGAGGACTcagctttcctaagtctcgatCGTACCAATATAA
This sequence is a window from Argopecten irradians isolate NY unplaced genomic scaffold, Ai_NY scaffold_0020, whole genome shotgun sequence. Protein-coding genes within it:
- the LOC138311376 gene encoding uncharacterized protein, encoding MECKKIVDEAKEMTQWSLRNTSLDTSSSAMDNLSSGTPFSTFSFEKVSFSTKSLIDGRKEIDALMEQSSSSLEESNRIMKSLFIPKELGQHENPGRSEIITPCQKGVTFQSPLQVLSSGT